The following coding sequences are from one Gadus morhua chromosome 10, gadMor3.0, whole genome shotgun sequence window:
- the pcdhb gene encoding protocadherin alpha-C2, which yields MQKGRISPAFLAVFVLSGIWPAALGVTRYSIPEELERGWVVANIAADLGLEAGGLAQREVKLDIFHNKKYLDVNKNTGELYIIEKMDRENLCPTKTTTSCFLKLDVIIESPLRIFNIELEIKDINDNAPHFRRDRVELDVSESATPGERFSLPNAVDPDVDVNTIKTYKLSVSEQFTIEIQTGSDGTKYVDLVLTKALDREQRAVHHLVLTAVDGGVPVRSGTANIIVRVQDTNDNAPHFDKPMYTINMTENTPIGTRVIKLNATDLDEGVNADIIYSFTLYTSEKTQDVFSLNPSTGEITVRGTIDYEDMKLYEMHVEAKDKGLHPLQGQCRVVVHVTDMNDNHPVITIQSVKSTVSEDTPVGTVIALVGISDKDTGDNGKVSLAIRQPHHPFILNESSESPYHYELIVSEPLDRERLAEYDVTLIVTDSGSPALSDNETISVHLLDINDNEPQFPQSFYTIRVMENNAPGSLLSSLTAVDPDLHENQYLVYFIIEREIANTSMSMLFSISPENGKLFALKTFDYEIEKEFLFHIEARDSGVPPLSSNVTVHIIIVDQNDNTPVIVSPWRAHGSVVEEKIPRSTDKGSLVSKVIAIDGDSVLNSRITYQFLQVTDATLFSLDQYNGEIRTMRMFSYRDPRLQRLVVVAKDNGEPALSATVTIKLSTVETAVKAYSDMTEVPLEYDIFSDLNLYLVIGLGSVSFLLLITILVTIVLKCQKPKSSKAAPPCRNSVVSERNSFADSTLVSNDAYWYSMFLAETRKGKLVVRQPAPKGSRYIVSSLPRSTGLTETSGSAPSTLQVRTATNNSCVNLVISKIYSSKTFY from the coding sequence ATGCAAAAGGGAAGGATTTCGCCAGCTTTCTTAGCAGTCTTTGTCCTAAGTGGAATATGGCCCGCTGCACTGGGCGTGACGAGGTACTCTATAccggaggagctggagagaggcTGGGTTGTAGCAAATATTGCGGCAGACTTGGGACTGGAGGCTGGAGGTCTGGCCCAACGGGAGGTAAAACTTGATATTTtccacaataaaaaatatttagatGTTAACAAAAATACAGGAGAGCTCTATATTATTGAGAAAATGGACAGGGAAAACCTTTGTCCAACTAAGACCACGACCTCTTGTTTTCTTAAGCTGGATGTGATAATAGAGAGTCCGTTACGCATTTTTAACATCGAACTGGAGATAAAAGACATAAACGATAACGCTCCCCACTTCAGACGGGACCGGGTAGAATTGGATGTGTCCGAGTCGGCCACACCAGGAGAGAGATTCTCGCTGCCCAATGCAGTCGACCCAGACGTTGACGTAAACACTATAAAGACATACAAACTCAGCGTCAGCGAGCAATTCACGATAGAAATACAAACGGGTAGCGACGGAACCAAGTACGTGGACTTGGTGCTGACCAAAGCTTTAGACAGAGAGCAGCGCGCCGTTCACCACCTCGTCCTGACCGCAGTGGACGGCGGAGTCCCGGTGCGCTCAGGCACAGCTAACATCATAGTTCGGGTACAAGACACAAACGATAACGCCCCACATTTCGACAAGCCGATGTATACGATCAACATGACAGAAAATACACCTATTGGTACCCGGGTGATTAAATTAAACGCAACGGATCTCGACGAGGGTGTGAATGCGGACATAATCTACTCCTTTACCCTGTACACGTCGGAGAAAACAcaagatgtattttctttgaaCCCGAGCACCGGGGAGATAACGGTGAGGGGAACAATTGATTATGAGGACATGAAGTTATATGAGATGCACGTTGAGGCCAAAGACAAGGGCCTGCATCCGTTACAGGGGCAGTGTCGAGTGGTCGTCCATGTGACAGATATGAATGACAATCATCCGGTGATCACCATACAGTCGGTAAAGAGCACGGTCAGTGAGGATACACCAGTAGGCACAGTAATAGCCCTTGTGGGAATAAGCGACAAAGACACGGGAGATAATGGCAAAGTAAGCCTAGCTATCCGTCAACCGCATCATCCTTTTATTCTCAATGAGTCGTCAGAAAGCCCCTACCATTACGAGCTCATAGTATCAGAACCTTTAGACCGCGAACGTCTCGCCGAATATGACGTCACGTTAATTGTAACGGATTCTGGGTCGCCCGCATTATCCGATAATGAAACGATATCAGTTCATTTACTCGATATCAATGACAACGAGCCACAGTTCCCCCAGTCGTTTTACACTATACGAGTAATGGAGAATAATGCACCTGGATCGTTGTTGAGTTCCCTCACTGCAGTTGACCCAGACCTCCATGAAAACCAGTATCTAGTGTATTTTATCATCGAGAGGGAGATAGCCAACACCTCCATGTCCATGCTGTTCTCCATTAGCCCAGAGAATGGTAAACTCTTTGCTCTGAAGACGTTTGACTATGAGATTGAGAAGGAGTTTCTTTTCCACATTGAGGCCAGAGACTCTGGTGTTCCTCCACTCAGCAGTAATGTGACTGTCCACATCATTATTGTGGACCAGAATGACAACACTCCAGTCATAGTGTCCCCATGGCGCGCTCACGGCtcagtggtggaggagaagatccCCAGATCCACCGACAAAGGCTCTCTGGTTTCCAAGGTGATTGCTATCGACGGCGACTCTGTGTTGAACTCAAGGATTACCTACCAGTTTCTACAGGTGACGGACGCCACCTTGTTCAGTCTGGACCAGTACAACGGAGAGATCCGGACTATGAGAATGTTCAGTTACAGAGACCCCCGTCTCCAACGGCTTGTTGTGGTTGCCAAGGACAACGGAGAGCCCGCTCTCTCTGCTACCGTTACCATCAAGCTGTCCACAGTGGAGACCGCGGTCAAGGCCTACTCAGACATGACCGAAGTGCCCCTAGAGTACGACATCTTTTCAGACTTAAATCTGTATCTGGTCATCGGCCTGGGCTCGGTGTCCTTCCTCTTGTTGATCACCATATTGGTCACCATCGTTCTCAAGTGTCAGAAACCCAAGTCCAGCAAAGCTGCTCCTCCCTGCAGGAACAGTGTGGTCAGTGAGAGGAACTCTTTTGCAGATTCCACTCTGGTGTCCAACGATGCCTACTGGTACAGCATGTTTCTAGCGGAGACCAGGAAAGGGAAGCTGGTGGTTAGACAGCCAGCGCCAAAGGGCTCCAGGTACATAGTGTCCAGTTTACCACGGAGCACTGGCCTCACAGAGACGAGCGGCTCAGCACCCTCCACGCTGCAGGTGAGGACTGCGACAAACAATTCATGTGTTAATCTGGTGATTTCTAAAATATATTCTAGCAAAACATTTTATTGA
- the LOC115552775 gene encoding protocadherin beta-16-like yields MSIKLDFHRPTTMRQRYVWKSILLFALWQLSNAATHYSISEELKEGSVVANLAADLDWDVETLSERKMRLDIVANKKYLDVNKETGELYIVEKIDREHICPSKTSILCYLKLEVILENPLRMFNIELEILDINDNAPQFRRDAIRLDIAESTSAGERFSLSNAVDPDIGSNSVNTYYLSESEHFNIEVQTGRDGSKFADLILKKVLDREKQAVHHLVLSAVDGGTPTRSGTASVIVHVLDINDNTPTFHKEEYKIKVMENSPIGSLVVQLNATDLDEGSNADISYSYSLYTSEKTQETFSINPSNGELTVKGMLNYEDFRIYDMEIIAMDKGANALSGQCKIRILVEDMNDNHPEISIKSFQSPIKENAELGTVIAVVSISDKDSGDNGQIDLTIPTNLPFKLKESSGNFFELIVSESLDREKAPEYEITFTVTDSGSPPLSDNETMTLELLDVNDNVPRFPQSFYTIRVMENNAPGALLDTLTAYDPDLHENQYLVYFIIEREIANTSMSMLFSISPENGKLYALKTFDHEIEKEFLFHIEARDSGVPPLSSNVTVHIIIVDQNDNTPVIVSPWRAHGSVVEEKIPRSTDKGSLVSKVIAIDGDSVLNSRITYQFLQVTDATLFSLDQYNGEIRTMRMFSYRDPRLQRLVVVAKDNGEPALSATVTIKLSTVETAVKAYSDMTEVPLEYDIFSDLNLYLVIGLGSVSFLLLITILVTIVLKCQKPKSSKAAPPCRNSVVSERNSFADSTLVSNDAYWYSMFLAETRKGKLVVRQPAPKGSRYIVSSLPRSTGLTETSGSAPSTLQVRTVANDSCVHLMQ; encoded by the exons ATGTCGATCAAGCTGGATTTTCATAGGCCTACAACAATGAGACAAAGGTATGTCTGGAAATCTATACTTTTGTTCGCTCTTTGGCAATTATCAAATGCAGCGACTCATTATTCTATATCCGAAGAATTGAAAGAAGGATCCGTTGTTGCCAATCTGGCCGCAGATCTAGACTGGGATGTAGAAACGCTCAGTGAAAGAAAGATGCGCCTGGATATTGTGGCGAACAAAAAATATTTGGACGTGAACAAAGAGACGGGCGAGCTGTATATTGTGGAGAAAATCGACAGGGAACACATCTGCCCATCCAAGACATCTATTCTCTGCTATCTAAAACTAGAGGTCATACTTGAAAATCCGTTACGAATGTTTAACATAGAATTGGAGATTTTGGATATAAATGACAATGCCCCACAATTTAGAAGAGACGCAATACGTTTGGACATAGCCGAGTCGACGTCAGCAGGGGAAAGGTTTTCCCTGAGCAATGCAGTAGACCCCGATATTGGATCGAACTCAGTCAATACGTACTACTTAAGTGAAAGCGAACATTTTAATATCGAAGTACAAACTGGGAGGGATGGGTCAAAGTTTGCTGACTTAATCTTGAAAAAGGTTTTGGATCGAGAGAAGCAGGCCGTTCATCATTTAGTTCTCAGCGCGGTTGACGGCGGTACACCGACCCGCTCCGGTACTGCCAGCGTGATTGTTCATGTCCTGGACATTAACGACAACACTCCTACATTCCACAAGGAGGAATATAAAATTAAGGTTATGGAAAACTCTCCGATTGGAAGCCTCGTCGTTCAACTGAATGCCACAGACTTAGACGAGGGTTCAAACGCTGACATATCGTACTCGTATAGTCTCTACACCTCAGAGAAAACCCAAGAAACGTTTAGTATAAATCCATCAAACGGAGAGCTCACTGTAAAAGGCATGTTAAACTATGAGGATTTCAGGATTTATGACATGGAAATCATAGCCATGGATAAAGGGGCAAACGCCTTATCAGGACAATGCAAAATAAGAATTTTAGTTGAGGACATGAACGACAATCACCCAGAAATATCTATTAAATCCTTTCAGAGTCCTATCAAGGAGAATGCTGAATTAGGCACTGTGATAGCAGTTGTTAGTATCAGTGATAAGGATTCTGGTGATAATGGTCAAATTGATCTTACAATTCCAACAAATTTACCGTTTAAACTAAAGGAATCGTCAGGTAATTTCTTTGAGTTAATTGTCTCTGAATCGCTGGACAGAGAAAAAGCTCCTGAATACGAAATAACATTCACAGTTACAGACAGTGGTTCTCCTCCGTTATCTGATAATGAAACCATGACTTTAGAGCTACTGGATGTTAATGATAATGTCCCCCGGTTCCCTCAGTCTTTCTATACTATACGTGTGATGGAGAATAATGCTCCTGGAGCCTTGCTAGATACTCTTACTGCTTACGACCCAGATCTGCATGAAAACCAGTATTTAGTGTATTTCatcatagagagggagatagccAACACCTCCATGTCCATGCTGTTCTCCATTAGCCCAGAGAATGGGAAACTCTATGCTCTGAAGACGTTTGACCATGAGATTGAGAAGGAGTTTCTTTTCCACATTGAGGCCAGAGACTCTGGTGTTCCTCCACTCAGCAGTAATGTGACTGTCCACATCATTATTGTGGACCAGAATGACAACACTCCAGTCATAGTGTCCCCATGGCGCGCTCATGGCtcagtggtggaggagaagatccCCAGATCCACCGACAAAGGCTCTCTGGTTTCCAAGGTGATTGCTATCGACGGCGACTCTGTGTTGAACTCAAGGATTACCTACCAGTTTCTACAGGTGACGGACGCCACCTTGTTCAGTCTGGACCAGTACAACGGAGAGATCCGGACCATGAGAATGTTCAGTTACAGAGATCCCCGTCTCCAACGGCTTGTTGTGGTTGCCAAGGACAACGGAGAGCCCGCTCTCTCTGCTACCGTTACCATCAAGCTGTCCACAGTGGAGACCGCGGTCAAGGCCTACTCAGACATGACCGAAGTGCCCCTGGAGTACGACATCTTTTCAGACTTAAATCTGTATCTGGTCATCGGCCTGGGCTCGGTGTCCTTCCTCTTGTTGATCACCATATTGGTCACCATCGTTCTCAAGTGTCAGAAACCCAAGTCCAGCAAAGCTGCTCCTCCCTGCAGGAACAGTGTGGTCAGTGAGAGGAACTCTTTTGCAGATTCCACTCTGGTGTCCAACGATGCCTACTGGTACAGCATGTTTCTAGCGGAGACCAGGAAAGGGAAGCTGGTGGTTAGACAGCCAGCGCCAAAGGGCTCCAGGTACATAGTGTCCAGTTTACCACGGAGCACTGGCCTCACAGAGACGAGCGGCTCAGCACCCTCCACGCTGCAGGTGAGGACTGTGGCAAACGATTCATGTGTTCATCTG ATGCAGTGA